The Methyloferula stellata AR4 genome includes a window with the following:
- a CDS encoding ATP-binding protein yields MLHFKTASASMRLRLILIPPCFLLLGIAVATGVTLYDARDRIALETASGITIGSHLIEYALDNVEVAPDPDAALRQLQTELVHVRHIRVEYKADPNMAAVQSVATPAAKEAPAWFLNWFEPERVAKRFPVLIHGQPHGQLVMWTKPSDEAAEVWEELVFLVGLLSAISVGIVTLIWLSASHTLKPLHELVDGLDRLQRGQFDGVADMRVAELQRVGEQFNLLAKSLARTEADKRLLIDRLMSIQESERKELARELHDEFGASLFGIRAAASCIVEAAVTKKGGQIRAQEIVERAKAISSMADSIQKHNYRILERIQPVTLNQMGLYSALHHLVEAWRSAHSGFDCELETPQEEAAFSEDVSLTSYRIVQECLTNVARHSMAKKVHIVMACRHGSCAPAAVRMRAERRIFISVSDDGIGLPQDFKFGFGFLGMTERVRKLGGHLTVSNAQRRGTLIEAVIPVIDAEMRRAS; encoded by the coding sequence ATGTTGCACTTCAAAACGGCCTCAGCCTCCATGCGATTGAGGCTCATCCTCATTCCCCCGTGTTTCCTGTTGCTGGGCATAGCCGTTGCGACTGGCGTAACGCTTTATGACGCGCGCGATCGCATCGCCCTGGAAACCGCATCGGGCATCACGATCGGCAGCCATCTGATCGAATATGCGCTCGACAATGTCGAGGTGGCGCCCGATCCCGATGCCGCTTTAAGACAATTGCAGACCGAACTTGTTCACGTCAGGCATATAAGAGTTGAATACAAGGCCGATCCGAACATGGCCGCGGTGCAATCTGTCGCGACGCCCGCGGCCAAGGAAGCGCCGGCCTGGTTCTTAAACTGGTTCGAGCCGGAGCGGGTTGCAAAACGTTTTCCGGTCCTCATTCACGGCCAGCCGCATGGGCAGCTCGTCATGTGGACCAAGCCGAGCGATGAGGCGGCTGAAGTCTGGGAAGAGCTGGTCTTTCTCGTCGGTCTTCTCTCTGCGATCTCGGTCGGCATCGTCACGCTTATCTGGCTTTCGGCGAGCCATACGCTGAAACCGCTTCATGAGCTTGTCGATGGGCTCGACCGCTTGCAACGCGGTCAGTTCGACGGCGTCGCCGATATGCGCGTGGCCGAACTTCAGCGGGTCGGCGAGCAGTTCAACTTGCTTGCAAAATCTCTGGCCCGGACGGAAGCGGACAAGCGGCTGCTGATCGATCGCCTTATGTCGATCCAGGAATCCGAACGAAAGGAGCTCGCGCGCGAGCTTCATGACGAGTTCGGCGCTTCGCTCTTCGGCATTCGCGCGGCTGCGTCTTGCATCGTCGAAGCAGCCGTCACGAAAAAAGGTGGTCAAATACGTGCACAAGAAATTGTCGAGCGCGCGAAAGCCATCTCGTCGATGGCCGATTCCATCCAAAAGCACAATTATCGCATTCTCGAGAGAATCCAGCCGGTGACCCTCAATCAGATGGGGCTCTACAGCGCGCTTCATCATCTGGTCGAGGCGTGGCGGTCCGCCCATAGTGGCTTCGACTGCGAGCTCGAGACACCGCAAGAAGAAGCCGCGTTCAGCGAGGACGTCAGCCTCACAAGTTACCGAATCGTGCAGGAATGCCTGACCAATGTGGCTCGCCATTCAATGGCGAAGAAAGTGCATATCGTGATGGCTTGCAGACACGGATCCTGCGCGCCGGCCGCCGTGAGGATGCGGGCGGAGCGCCGCATTTTCATTTCTGTCTCAGATGACGGAATCGGCTTGCCCCAGGATTTCAAGTTTGGCTTCGGCTTTCTCGGCATGACCGAACGCGTTCGCAAGCTGGGTGGCCATCTCACCGTTTCAAATGCTCAGCGCCGCGGAACGCTGATTGAAGCCGTCATCCCGGTCATCGACGCCGAGATGCGGCGCGCAAGCTGA
- a CDS encoding SRPBCC family protein, giving the protein MNTLYGLFPPPRSRAFALWSLVWIFVASSIAPIQAHGPTPKKIDKTIEIAAPPAAVWALMGDFVNIPKWNPLVADSKPRLDETGSQLRVLTLRSGGEIIDGITEYDAAKMTYSYRRADEDVKAFPVSSYTATIRLTPTADGKTDVEWIGRFYRGDTGNEPAEGLDDESALKAMDQFFDTGLNNLKRLAEQK; this is encoded by the coding sequence ATGAATACGCTTTATGGACTGTTTCCGCCGCCGCGCAGTCGAGCATTCGCCCTCTGGTCACTTGTCTGGATTTTTGTCGCTTCGAGCATCGCGCCGATACAGGCGCACGGCCCGACTCCGAAAAAAATCGACAAGACGATCGAAATCGCCGCGCCGCCAGCGGCCGTGTGGGCGTTGATGGGCGACTTCGTGAACATTCCGAAATGGAATCCGCTTGTCGCCGACAGTAAGCCGCGTTTGGACGAGACAGGCAGCCAATTGCGCGTGCTGACGCTGAGGAGCGGCGGCGAAATCATCGACGGCATCACCGAATATGATGCGGCCAAGATGACCTATTCCTACCGGCGTGCCGACGAGGACGTGAAGGCTTTCCCGGTCAGTTCCTATACGGCAACGATCCGCCTGACGCCCACGGCCGACGGCAAGACGGACGTCGAATGGATCGGCCGTTTCTATCGCGGCGATACAGGAAACGAGCCTGCCGAAGGTCTTGACGACGAGTCCGCCCTCAAGGCCATGGACCAATTTTTCGATACAGGTCTCAATAATCTGAAGCGTTTGGCTGAGCAAAAATAA